The following nucleotide sequence is from Cryptococcus neoformans var. grubii H99 chromosome 5, complete sequence.
TGGGATGGACCGGAATGATTTACCTTCATCACTGTGTGTCAGTAACAGGGTGGCGGCGACCATCTGAAGTTGAACGTCAGCCATGTCGTCAACAGATCACATGAATAGATAAGCCTAACATTCATTCCTTGACAACTGCGGCCAGGCAAGCATAATTAGTTTTTGTCCAAAACAAACATCATTTAACTCACTATCCGACACCAGGGTTGTACCTAAAAACCGCATATCAGCAACTTGCCGCAGACGGAACGGCCTCTAAACTCACCATGAATAAGCCACAAGAACTCTTCTCAATTTTTCCACCCCTGGACCATCACCCCCAAAGAACACGTTCCCAGGAAACGTCCTTGAGACATCTTTTTCAATGTCAGCCATAACTGGGCTCATATCGTCTTTATGTACGGTGAGGATCTCGGCATACTCTCCAGGTACCATGAGATCTTTGGCGCCAGAGCATTCTTTAAATTGAAGTCAGATTGAGGACCGAGAAGATTTGCTCATGCGATAGACTCACCTGCCCAAATGTCCCCTCTGTATTTCAAGGGTATACCTCTTCTAGTCAACCTCGAAAACGTCCTCCAATCTTCCTGCCCCTTCCCGCTCAGCCCCATCTGACTAACACCTATCAGTCCAGCCGTCCAACCACGACCTTTATCCGCCGCTCTACTCTTTGCTCGTTTCTTGATGAACACATCCCACTCCGCCACACGCTCTTTTTGTTGTCGGTCATGGAGATCGGTCAGCTGGTCGAGTAGGCTGGAGATGGTCACGCGGCTGACATTAGTGGATGCTTCGATTGGTGAGATGGGTTTGGATAAGCTGGCAGAGATGGGTTGAGGCGCTGTGGTTGAAGCGATGGTGGGTGAAATGCCCGAATGAAGACTAGATGAGCCGCGAGCGGAGACTGTCAAGTGGTCCTTGCCTGTAACTGGTCGTGCAGGTGACGGATTGAGGCTGAGGATGGTACTAGACCGATGTCGATGCTGGTCTGCGTGAGAAGATGACCTTGAACGTGTTTTCGGAGAAGCAACGCTTTCGGGCGTGTCACTTGATCGGGACGGCGGTTGTGTATTTGAAGACGCTGAATCAATAGAAGGGCGTGGAGATGCTAGCTGACTATTTTCTCTGACATCGCCAGTATTTCTGATGCTTTTAGAATCCGACTTTTGACTCCCGTGAGATCCTCTACGATGCTTTGCAatccatccttcctcttctgggTCGTCATTTTTGAACAATGTGCCGTTCAAAGACATCGGAGCAGGGGTTCCGGCCACTGACGCATCTTTAAGCATTTTAGCATGTTGAATGTCATCTATTGCAAGAGTCAGCTTAATGCCCCGTACCGTTCCTATGCTGCAACCCACAAATAAAGCCATATCGATCAGTCAATGGTGGCTTATCCGACTCGAATCGACTGGCGGTCACCATCTTGGCCCTATTGACCCTATTTGACTGGAAGAACGACCCAAGGTTTTCGCGAGATAGCAAAACTGTCGGCGGCCTACTCTCGTCTGGCACTATCGAAGAAAGCTCTACAGAAGGTAACGGAGCTGCCTCGGAAGGAGGGCTTCCCATTGCCGCAGAATGACTTATCGCCGGTGAGGACGGGGCCGCTGCCAACCCATGTCCTGACGATCCTCTACTCAAAATAGACGGTCGGATCTCTTCGTTAACGACACTTGCGCCGCTTCTGGAACCTCTTATGGTAGCACCAGTCACGGATGAGAGCAATGATCTTCCCAGTAAAGCCGTAGCACTCAAAGCAGAATCACCGTGAGCTTTACTATCCTTGTTCCTAGTCTCATCGGTTTGAGAACGTTCTCGGCCTCCAAGAGAGATGGCTCGACTTCGTGAAAGGTCTCTCGATCGCCGATGATTCACAGGTTCCTTGGCTACAattccttcatctcgcGCGTTTCTGACTAGAGAATGTGCAAGTTGGGCAATAAGAGGTTTTGGTGGCGTTTCCGTCGGTAtaaggatggaagaaggatccGGAGTGAGTATGCGCTGTTTCCATACAGTCAGTGTACGTATAGCGCTACTCATTGACACACTCACCGTTGCGAGAAAGATTGCTCTGTATGAAGGACTGCTTCCACCGTcacctttcctccaagtttcatcttcgtcttcatgCTCTGGTGTTGATCTGGGGATCGCGTTAGGGCTGGGAGGTACAGGGTGATTAGCAGACACAATAGACCCCATACTGCTCCTTTTCGTCACGGGGCTTTTCTTATTACCCCAAATCCAGAGACCAGATGTCCAAGATTGCCGGGAAGATCTCCTGTCATTATTTTCATTTATACTTGCTGCGTCAACATCAGGTTGGTGCAGATCAACTGGGGTTGACGTAAAAGGTACTGaactggaggaagatggagagaatcCCGCGGGGAAACGGGATGTTGTTGGTGATAAAGAAGGTAGTCCAGGTTGCGGAATGCTCAGTGCCGATGATCTTGAAGGTATCTCACGCAAGGATGGTGTAGATGTGAGAGACGTAGATATAGCCTCATTCAAGTCATCGTGAATTGATATCTGTTGGCAATCAGTGAAGAACTTGCTTGGCACATAGGAGCTGCTCACGCACTTGATCTGTCGCTTTGCCAGACGAAGGTTTTCTCTCTACCTGATTCATACGTAACCTCGcattctcctcttccaacttccCAATAACCTCTCTCAACTCTCTAACTGCTCTGCTAAGCACTCGCAGAGGATGGTCGGTGATCTGTGCATTATTCTGTAGTGAAGGCGGCgaaggtggaaagagaggagattTATCGCCTGATGGAGTTAGTTGGGCTGTGGATGATGGACCTGCAGATGAACTTGTCTGTCTATTTGCAGGGAAAACAGGAGCCGAGAGTTCTACGCGAGGTGTAGGATCTTCAGGAGCAACCGGTATATTTTGTAGGTATTCATACAGTTCGTCGTCAGACATGAGGTCGAACCTGGTGTCGACTATAGAGAGTTCGTCTTTTGTTAGGGACTCGAGATGGTCCCATGGTTTGGCTACCGTTGATGGCTTGCGATTCAAGGGGGGGCGGTAGGAGCGGGGTGTGTCTAGGAGGGCGTTTGCGGGGCGGGATGTGGAGATTGTGGCAGCATGGGGGCGGTGTGCGGAGTGGCGAGTCGGGGTGGCTAGGGGATGGACGTCGCCCGAATGGTGGCGCTGTGGCGGCGGTACGCTGGGGGCCATGGCGGGctgagagaaagaagcacCGGTGATGCGTCCACTCTTGTTTATTATGAGACACGCTGGTGGAGGGTTCCTGCTCGCCCTATTACAACTGCGTTCTAAACCGATTACAAACTTGCATTACAAATTTCAGGCACGCTAATCAAGTCGTCGAACTCAACagcttctctttcttctctttcttctctccttctcacaGTGACTGCCTTCGACAATCATTCGTTCGATCTCCTTCAATCCACTTCCATTCCACGCATCCTTTAATCATCATCTACAATCGCCGACAATGAGCCGAAGAGACGCCAAACCCTACTCCGTATGTCCGGCACCCACATCTTACTCTCGTGTTTTAGTGCTCACCTTTTCCAGCGCCCCGAGGTCGACGGCCAATGGAAACACGATCTCCATCAAACAGCCCAAAGCGCCCTTATCGATCGCATagcctcttctccaggCCAGGCTCTTGCATCCAGGATCACAGgcggaaagaaggaacTTTTCCCGgactcttcatcttctcgaGATTCCAGCAGGGTTGCCGGTAGAGGTTCCAACGCGGGCGTTGAACTGCTTCCTGCTGGGGGACCTGCTGCTGGTCAGGCACCCATAGGAAGAATTAGAGAAGGGCCTGTCAGGGGTGTTGGAGTGAACCAAAAGAGCCGAGAATTGCTGAATGACGCTTTGGGTGTCGGTGCAAGGAGATCAACGCGAGTTCAGCAACCCCGCAAGTCCCAGGTGTCAATAATCGGTGCTGCAAAGACTACGGTCTGGGTGCGGGTGGAGAACCTTGCTCCGGGTACCACTGCTGAAGATGTTGTTGTGTGTAATGGTTCTTGATATATTGTCGCATTACTAATGAAGCGTAGTCTGCCTTTGCTCCTCTAGCCATCCTCAACGCTACCCAATCAAACCCCATCAACTCTCCCACCGTGTCCATTGATCTCGAGCTTGAGAACAGAAACGACGCTGAAGAACTCATCAAACAATACAACGGAGTTGTGGCCGATGGCAACACTCTTAAATTATCTATCGTCAACAATCTCAAGAATCGACTAGGCGGAGGCTCAGCAGTGAAGATTGGAGCGAACATGGACAATGTCGCAGGCCAGGAGCTGTTGGGCAGTGCCAAGTCTAGGTAAGCCCAACTAACACGTCTATGTTTCTCAGAATCTGACACTAGCCCGCAGTAAACTCTACTCTGACATGGTGCTTGCGACCGATCCGAACGCAACAATCATTACTGTTGCTGACGAACCAGagccttcatctttcagcGCACCTCgtggaagggaaggaaggggtggCAGGGGTCGGCCTGTCAATGTATTGGCGGCGAGaatgggaaatggaggagcCAGGGGTTGGGCGAGATAATTAAAAAGCGTGAAAAAAGTCATCGTATCGTCGCCTCATATGGATGTGTATTTTGGGTACCTGTAGTCATCTGAGACAACGATTCGATGTTTCCATCTGACTGTATGGATACACTTGGGTCTTgactcttctttctcgcTGCTCGTTGCCGCCAACGCATGGGTTGCATACGTAAGGGCAGTCTGGATTGGTGCTTTACGTAAAAAGGCAGAGTAATTAATGAATGAAAGTGATCGGACATGAACATGATGCCCGCTGATTGATTGTCGATGAGGTCATGATAAAGTCGCCTATCGCAATCTCTGTCGGATTTTGTTCGGTTGGTCGGTGGATTCGCTCCTCCTACATCGATAGAGGGTTTGAATTCACCGATTTGGGAACGTCAATAAATGTTATGTCTTCATTAATCGCTCTTTAAACCATTGCAATTCTCATTATGCCCCCAGTCCCCATTACTTTCCAATTCCCTATTCCCCCATCCTCTGTCACAATCTCTCCGACGAAACGCCAAGCTCACAAGGGCGGCTACCACGAGTTAACTAGCATCAAGCCAGTCTCATTCACTTATGATTCCCCTCTCCACACTTCGCCCATCACCTCTCAGACAATCAATGGTGACGACAACATCCCAAATGCAAAGAGAACTTGCGCAAGACCGACGAAACGACGTAAAGCCAGTGTTCATGTGGCTCCTCTTGCTTCAGAACAGTACGTCACGGTTACCCCACTTTATCGCCCGATTATCAACCGCTGCCTTGCGTATGTTTCATCGGACGAGACACTTGCAGATGTCCACGCACTTACCGGGCATCCTTATTCTCCCGAGTCCGATTGGGGTAATACGCGATCGTTTAATCCCTCCGATTTGGAAGTCGCCAGAAGTGAGAAACCGAAAAAGTTAAATAGAAGAGagctgaaggagaagaaggcaaaggaagcCAGAGCTAAGCGGCTAGTCAGGGAACTCAAAGGACAGGCTGtagaagacgaggaggaggttcCGATTATAACTGAACAGACTCCAACTCCTTCAGTTCAAGAGGATACGCCAGCAGCCGATCAGCCGGAAAGAAGTAAAGACAAAGGGTCTGATAGTATTAGTAAACTGTCACCTCCTCTATCCCGTGCTCCTCTCAAGCGCACTCGCAGCTTCAACGCTCTTAGCCATACCGGCAACGGCGTTCACGCCGCCTCACCTCTTCGAGCTGTCATAGGCGCTAATGGGCACCGAAACACCGATGATCAACCTGCGGCGAAACAGCCTTACAATAGACGTGGCTCAGCGACATCCTTCATCGAGACTTTGGGCGAACGTGAGTCTAGAAGGGCGTTCACCCATTCGCCTAGTGGAACAAACTCGATGCCCTTACCGGAAATGGCAAGATCACCAAAGACTGCACCCCTTCCCGCTGGGGTTCTTCAACCGCCCAGGTCgaggggagggaggtcTTTATCGACTGTTTTGGATGAGGGGACTGGAGAGTCGACAAGTATGAGAAAGGTAGCGTCGCATGGGACTGTTCGGTCGGCGAGCGTGGGGTTGGAAGGAGGTCTGAGGGAAAGATCCCGCAGAGAGGTCACTTTGCCTAATAGGTTGAAAGATTATGAGGCATGATTGTATCGCCCGATCGTAAGTCTAAAACCTTGATGACACCCAAGATATGCAGCCTAATCAGATATGCAGGGGCTACAGATTGGTACATACAGAATTATCCTTGTGTTCTTCGTTTTTCGTTTCTTGTTGTGCTTCCCAAGCCGTTCCTTGTATCGCCGACTGTATCTTgtatcttctttccttcatcttttctgCCTTGTATTTTCTTTTCTAATCATGTTCAGCGAAATATTAATGTTAGAATTTACCTTTATCCCTTTAAAAATGTAAATAATCGTCAGAAAAGGCGTAGAAGTAGCTTAGCTTTTTATCACTGTCTTCTTGTTGACGAGCCTACTCTCGTGACCGGATGTATTCCTTCCATGGTTAGcgggatgatgatatgccttcttctgctgctaCACGGCTGACCGAATCTGACATCAATTTGATGTCAATTGATTCCGACGTCAAACTGATATCAAATAACGACAATTGTTTGAGGTCATTTTGACCAAATACGAATCTGATGTCAATCTGACTCTCACACAAACGTCAGCCATGACTGTTTTCTTGAGGTCAATCTGACTCTTTTCTGAGGTTAATCTGATGCATTCTTGATTCATCAAATATGTACACTGCCCGGCAACCTGACCCTTATTTGACGCTAATCTGATGCATTCTTGATTCactatatatatatatatatatatatatatttaTATTATATTTTAATACATGactatatatatatatatttaTATTATATTTTAATACATGCATGGACCGGTATACCCGGTATACTGCAATGGATAATAATTTGCATATCCATTTAGAGCCTATATACAAAATTCTCTATTTCATCCCCCCAAGCACCAAACAAGCCAGCACCACCCCCTTactcaccatcctcctcaccatcctcctcatcctcttctcccgtCCTAGCCGAAGAATCGACATTGCGACCCTGGCCGAactcctccccatcctcacTCCCATATCCCCCATTTCCTCCccccttgcccttcctccacacGGGCACCATCCGACTTCGGTTCATGGCTTGCCACTCCATGAACTCTTTTTGTAGGCCCGCAAGGTGGCGTACACTGGTTATCCCAGTGTTGGCAGCCCCCGAAGCGAGCCTCGTCTTCTCGAAAGACGAATTCCAACACCACCCTCCTATATTGTTTAATTGATGTCAGTCGACGTAGGCCCTCGCACTAATCCAACTcacctctccttttctccgAGTTCGCCAAGCTCGAACATCTCCTTTGCCGCCACCTTCCAAAAGTTCTCAACCTTTGGGGACAAAGGAGAGCCGACTCGGTAAGTCGAATACCTCTACAAGTAAAATACATCAGCTACTGTGATGTTGCTTAAACGAAAGAAACATGCCAGGAAGGCGAGGCGCTGTAGAAAGGGCATGGCCAAGGGGTGGTCAAGGGGGACCCCTTGGCCATGCATCGGCCTAGAACGACGAGGTTCCAGCGCTCATCAATGCTTTTTGATAAGCTATACAAAGCAATTCGTCAATAGTCGTAGCATATAAATAAGGTCGCTTACCGCCTGCTTCCTCTCGCTCCTCCAGACCGTCAACTTTCGTGTGACTTCCTTTCGGAAGTCGTGACGGTCAGGGTGCCGAGCATTGGGCACCCCACCCACTTTGCAGGCGACTGCTGCATCCTGAGTAGATGTAGTTAAATATCTGGTACGTCACCAATGGTAAACAAGGTAAACCTACGTGGATTATGGAAGCCAGGTTGCTTCCATAGAAAAGGTCGGAGAAGGGGGTGATCAAAAATGCATTGACCACCCCGCTGGCTAAGTCACTGTATTTTTGCTGGTAAATGAACGTCAGATGACTGAAAGGTTATGCTGTGTTTGGTTTGATTAAGTACCGAACTTACAGAGGGCTTCGAGCCCGTTAAAGCAGATGGCGACTGGGAGGCGAACAGACACTTCAGGATCGCCAACTCTTTGAGAATGAACTCTTGATTACGCTCCAACTGCAGAAACATTGACAGATTATCCCAGCAAGTACAATATCAGTAAGGGTTAATGCATAGGCTGAGCTGCAGACACATACCTGGTTCCTGGCTTACGATGACTTGAGAGTTCACCTACCCTCTGCCCCCAAAAGGCAGAGGGTACTGCTGACATGGGAGAGCTGTCGAGACTTGAAGCTCTCCTATGGCGGCGGGATGGAGTTGATGGCGTTTGCGAAGGTGTTCTGGAGACGCGGTTGCCTGTCTGCGAACTCTCAGAACTGCTTGTGGGCGGGTTCCGTGAACCCCAAAGTCCTTGATCCCGAACGGGATGCGTAAGTAATTTGGGGGTGCTGAGACTCCCTGATTCTTGATGAAGCGCTGGCCAAGCTCAAAAGAGATGCCAAATTGTTAGAAGGCATTATGATAATATGGAATAAATATATGGGACAGTGGGGAACAGTGGACTTGAGATGCGCTGCTGAAATGAGAAAGGGGCGAATAAATCAAAACAAACCTTTTAAACAGTCTCGAGAACGTGAGGACGCTGTGGAAAGTTTCAGGAGCATTCGAAAAAAGTTTTGAGTTAAACAAAGTCTCGAGAACTTTCGAATGTTCgttgtttgttgttttgGTCCGTTGACGGTTGTTTGTGTTGTTTGGTCGACAGAACAATCGGTCACGTGACTATGATCAAACAACAACGCGATGATGTGCGGAGATGGGATGCGCGGGTGGAGACAGAGTGGATGGTATTCTTCAGTTCCGTCGTCGATATGGCACGCACCACAGCTCACAAATTCTAAGGTCATAAATCGAAAAACCACAACTccgaaaaggaaaggaaaacCCAACAAAAGGCCATCCCAGATTAAGTGAAGCAAGTTTCCAAGATACATTAGATAACAGAAAACACCATTCAACACATATTTTAAATAATGGCGTCTGCTTTGGGGGATTCACGTAGCGGTAGCCCCACCAGTGGGTTGGGTTATGCAAAAAGGCGTGGTCCGAAAGGCTTAGATGACAAAACCTTGGCCCAAAGATGTAACAGCATCTGATTGATTAACCTGATATCTGGACGAACATCAAATTACTCCTTATGTATATTTAATTAAGTAATTTAATATGGATGAATCTAAATTATAGATGCAGCATCAGTCTGATGTCAGAACGACATCAAATTATAATCTGATCTCTATGTATGTCAGTTTGATGTCAGTTTGATGTCAAGCCAAACCATATGTCAATTTGATATTTTACAAGCTGAGGTCATATTGATGTCCCATTGCGCTGATATCAGATTGGCATCAATCTGAGCATCAgaacggaatcaaattccCAAATATCAGTTTGAGGTCAAACTCGTTTCGCCGTGTAGTGTGACTGCTGGTGTATACTTGTAAGCAAGCATTTTTATTAACTTTTCAATACATTGGGCGGGAAATCATGTTGCTTCTACGGAGCTTGCTACTTTCTGAAGTTTGAACGGACCCTGTGCAATGTTTTTTTGACGCGACGTGCGCCATTAACCAATAAAGGGCTCATGCCGCTTCAACGAAAAAACAACCTTCCCGCTAGATGCCAAGGGCGGCATTTATTGAGATTGCCTTCAACTCGCCGCTACTCTGCTATCACCAAACTTTGAGTTTGCTCTTGCATCAGATCTGTTTTCGCATTTGGATTCTGCATAGCCCTCGGGAAGGTATATAAGTAGGTGTGGATAGAGCAGAAGGATGCACATTTGCTTGCGACCAAAAATCATCCAACGCTTCTTCTATTTTCTCCGATCTGTCATAACAATTTGTCACCACTCTATTTAAAGAACTACTTTCGACCTTTACGAAAGGACACCATCCATCATGGACATGGGTAACATGGGCATGGGCATGGGCATGGGTATGGACTCCGGCCACAACCACAGCCACATGAACATGGGGTCCGGCCACGGAGCAGACTCCGGTCACGCATGTCGAAGTAAGCACCTCCCCTACAAGCCTGTCTTGTCCTCATCTACCCCATACTGACCATGTCCATTCAATTCCATTCCATAGTCTCGATGTTGCTCAACTTCAACACCGTTGATGCATgttttctctctcccaacTGGCACATTCGCTCCAAGGGAATGTTCGCCGGTAGCATCATCGgcatctttttcctttgtgTTTTAATTGAATTGATCAGGAGGTTGGGGAGAGAATTTGATCGATGGCTTGTGAAAAGGGCGGGAGTAAACTCTACTTGTGGGGAGCTATCTAGCGTAGCTGAGTATGGGAAGGATGGCGCGCAGGGTGGTGCTGTTGTCAGAGTCGCTCCACGGTAAGTGAATTTCTATTCTGAAGGAACAATTTGAAAAACCATAGTCTGACGAAATAAGTTTCAGATAtgttccttcttggcctcaCCAAATCCTTCGTGGTTTCATCTATGGCAGTCAGTTCACCGCGGCTTTCTTTGTGTAAGTCTATCCGTGCTTTTCGCACTCCAACTGTTTCCGAAATTTGCTGATCTTGGCGATGCAGTATGCTCCTCGGGATGTACTTCAACGTAATCGTCTTGATATTTATCTTCTTGGGTCAGACTGTCGGCTACATGCTGTTCGGCAGGGATACTTGTGGTGGAGGATTTGATTTTGGTGCTCAGGGGCGCTGTTGTTAAAAGAGTAATAATATGTACCGGATGTTGATAGACGATAATACTTGAATTGCCGATAATATTTCGAAAATCTTAAATAATATTTGGTCAACATTGTTAATATTTGATTTGATAATATTGAGCTCATTTTGCAGATGAGAATTAAGAGCTGCTGTAATAATGTGATGTAATGACCTAAAATCAGTGAGGCAAATCACTTCTCCCTTCATTACGCCTGAAGCAGTTTACCATTTTGTAATCAGCTCTGATGAAATTGATTCTTTTGAAGCGATGTTGCCGCTCAGATAGATTTTTTCGACGATCTGCGCAA
It contains:
- a CDS encoding solute carrier family 31 (copper transporter), member 1, variant 1, translating into MDMGNMGMGMGMGMDSGHNHSHMNMGSGHGADSGHACRISMLLNFNTVDACFLSPNWHIRSKGMFAGSIIGIFFLCVLIELIRRLGREFDRWLVKRAGVNSTCGELSSVAEYGKDGAQGGAVVRVAPRYVPSWPHQILRGFIYGSQFTAAFFVMLLGMYFNVIVLIFIFLGQTVGYMLFGRDTCGGGFDFGAQGRCC
- a CDS encoding solute carrier family 31 (copper transporter), member 1, with product MDMGNMGMGMGMGMDSGHNHSHMNMGSGHGADSGHACRISMLLNFNTVDACFLSPNWHIRSKGMFAGSIIGIFFLCVLIELIRRLGREFDRWLVKRAGVNSTCGELSSVAEYGKDGAQGGAVVRVAPRFRYVPSWPHQILRGFIYGSQFTAAFFVMLLGMYFNVIVLIFIFLGQTVGYMLFGRDTCGGGFDFGAQGRCC